A region from the Algoriphagus machipongonensis genome encodes:
- a CDS encoding DUF2207 domain-containing protein, whose protein sequence is MKLLLLKGAFFCMLLCFGINQAYAQGFIVNTYNVEITIYEEGYFEVVEKYDLDFSVPKHGIYRDIQTQYDFQTADQNLEKREIQISEIEVPNYKFEKSSKFEQRMSGNAQIKIGDADITLEGPQHYEIKYRVDNAFIFEPDQIFFYWNVKPSNWIAPFRQINFKIHLPSGITLNENQYFIYSGTTGIDTPSNDFQTSFENGVYQGNSLEDFVSASGENVTVLLKLPPGSIQEIKPFWPFWSNFGWSIILAIGYFVFYRTWKIHGKDDHAPTVTSYYPPKGMDPAMVGYLIDDSGDNVDLISLIPYWATKGLLKVEEIDKKGWFAKDDIKLIKLNPIEDNAPDYQKTLFNGLFTKYGSHDEVLVSSLKDKFYTTMSSAKSSLKKDAQKYYDPQSKKTRNYTIFFVILSIFVLVPSFLFFWGILAAIAAFVSCVFLLIMSQFMIKKNKVGTNILSELKGFKTFIKVAEENKLKMLLKDDPNYFESTMSYALSFGLFDKWTKKFDALHIPPPTWYTSTSGRMMSMNHFSQSFSSSINSAQSTMVSSPSSSGSSSSGGGSSGGGFGGGGGGSW, encoded by the coding sequence TTGAAATTACTTTTATTGAAAGGTGCGTTTTTTTGCATGCTTTTATGCTTTGGAATTAATCAGGCATATGCGCAGGGATTTATTGTCAACACTTATAATGTTGAGATTACAATTTATGAAGAAGGGTACTTTGAGGTAGTGGAAAAATACGATCTCGACTTTTCAGTTCCTAAGCATGGTATTTATCGGGACATTCAGACTCAATATGACTTTCAAACTGCTGATCAAAACTTAGAAAAAAGAGAAATTCAAATAAGCGAGATTGAAGTTCCAAATTATAAATTTGAAAAAAGCTCCAAGTTTGAACAGCGGATGAGTGGAAACGCTCAAATAAAAATTGGAGATGCTGACATCACTTTAGAAGGTCCTCAACATTATGAGATCAAATACAGGGTGGATAATGCTTTCATTTTTGAGCCAGACCAAATATTTTTCTACTGGAATGTAAAACCCAGTAATTGGATAGCACCTTTCCGACAAATCAATTTTAAGATTCATCTACCTTCCGGAATAACCTTGAATGAAAATCAATATTTTATTTATTCAGGCACAACCGGAATTGACACCCCTAGCAATGATTTTCAAACTTCTTTTGAAAACGGGGTTTATCAAGGCAATAGTTTGGAGGATTTTGTTTCCGCCAGTGGAGAAAATGTGACAGTATTGTTAAAACTACCTCCAGGAAGCATTCAGGAAATCAAACCATTTTGGCCTTTCTGGTCAAATTTTGGATGGTCAATCATCTTAGCCATTGGGTATTTTGTTTTTTACAGAACATGGAAAATTCATGGCAAAGATGACCATGCACCTACCGTGACGAGCTATTACCCACCAAAAGGAATGGATCCCGCAATGGTGGGTTATCTAATAGATGATTCTGGAGATAATGTTGATTTAATCTCATTAATCCCCTACTGGGCTACAAAAGGTTTATTGAAAGTTGAAGAAATCGACAAAAAAGGCTGGTTTGCCAAAGATGATATCAAGTTGATAAAACTGAACCCCATTGAAGATAATGCACCCGATTACCAAAAGACTTTATTTAATGGTTTGTTTACCAAATATGGATCCCATGACGAGGTTTTGGTAAGCAGTCTTAAGGATAAATTTTATACTACCATGAGCAGTGCAAAAAGCTCCCTTAAGAAAGATGCCCAGAAATATTATGACCCTCAGTCTAAGAAAACCAGGAACTATACCATCTTCTTTGTGATCCTTTCTATTTTCGTTTTAGTTCCGAGCTTTTTGTTCTTCTGGGGCATATTAGCAGCAATAGCAGCTTTTGTTTCTTGCGTATTTCTTTTGATCATGAGCCAATTTATGATCAAGAAAAACAAGGTAGGAACTAACATCCTTTCAGAACTCAAGGGCTTTAAAACATTTATTAAGGTTGCGGAAGAAAATAAATTGAAAATGCTTCTTAAGGATGACCCAAACTATTTTGAGTCAACGATGAGTTACGCTCTTTCCTTTGGGTTATTCGATAAATGGACCAAAAAGTTTGATGCATTGCATATTCCACCTCCCACATGGTACACTTCTACTTCAGGCAGAATGATGTCGATGAATCATTTTTCCCAATCTTTTTCAAGCTCTATCAATTCAGCCCAAAGCACCATGGTCAGTTCACCATCCAGTTCAGGTAGCTCTAGTAGTGGAGGTGGTTCATCCGGAGGTGGATTTGGCGGCGGCGGTGGAGGCAGCTGGTAA
- a CDS encoding dihydrofolate reductase family protein → MIKNSVFIATSLDGFIAGKNNELEWLSTFPEINQIDTGFEQFTSQVDAILMGRNTFEVVANFEGEWFYKKPVFVWSNSLKEIPDRLKSKVFLVQGNISEILSKIHGKGFYRLYIDGGKTIQTFLKKDLIDEMVITTIPVLLGSGIRLFGDLPKELVFECINSTRFLGKVVQNHYVRSR, encoded by the coding sequence ATGATTAAAAACAGTGTATTTATAGCGACAAGCTTGGACGGGTTTATTGCCGGTAAAAACAATGAGTTGGAGTGGCTTTCCACTTTTCCGGAAATAAATCAAATCGATACCGGCTTCGAACAATTCACTTCCCAAGTTGATGCCATACTCATGGGACGAAACACCTTTGAAGTTGTCGCAAATTTTGAAGGAGAATGGTTTTATAAAAAACCTGTATTCGTATGGAGCAATTCCCTTAAGGAGATACCAGATAGGTTAAAAAGCAAAGTTTTTTTGGTTCAAGGGAATATTTCAGAGATCCTTTCTAAAATTCATGGGAAAGGATTTTATAGGCTTTACATCGATGGAGGAAAAACCATCCAAACCTTCCTGAAGAAAGATCTAATTGACGAAATGGTTATCACAACAATTCCGGTTTTATTGGGCTCAGGAATTCGGTTATTTGGAGATTTACCAAAAGAACTTGTTTTTGAATGCATCAACTCTACCCGATTTTTGGGTAAAGTTGTGCAAAACCATTATGTAAGGTCCAGGTAA
- a CDS encoding SDR family NAD(P)-dependent oxidoreductase produces MKLSKESLPGIKLFDLTGRSAIITGGSKGLGQAMAAGLASAGANVMLVSRTLEEGEKAAEEIASEFGVKAIAFAADVVNEEQTILMAKKAMEAFGRIDILINSAGINIRGAIDELSLEDFQKVMDINVTGTWLCSKAVAPYMKEAKSGSIINMASTLGLVGLSNRTPYTSSKGAVVQMTRALGLEFAPFQINVNAICPGPFLTEMNEPIANTEEGKKFIVGATALGRWGELKEIQGAAMFLASDAGKYMVGSMLTVDGGWTAR; encoded by the coding sequence ATGAAATTATCGAAAGAAAGCTTACCAGGAATTAAACTTTTTGATCTAACAGGAAGATCCGCAATTATTACAGGAGGTTCAAAAGGTTTGGGGCAGGCTATGGCCGCAGGACTTGCAAGTGCTGGAGCGAATGTAATGTTGGTAAGTAGAACGCTCGAAGAAGGTGAAAAAGCTGCAGAAGAGATCGCAAGCGAATTTGGAGTTAAAGCCATCGCTTTTGCTGCTGATGTAGTCAATGAGGAGCAAACGATATTGATGGCGAAAAAGGCGATGGAGGCTTTCGGGAGGATTGATATATTGATCAATTCAGCGGGGATCAATATCCGGGGGGCTATCGATGAATTGAGTTTGGAAGATTTCCAAAAAGTGATGGATATCAATGTTACCGGAACTTGGCTTTGTAGCAAAGCTGTAGCTCCTTATATGAAGGAAGCTAAAAGTGGTAGTATTATCAATATGGCAAGTACTTTAGGCCTGGTAGGACTTTCTAATAGGACACCATATACAAGTAGTAAGGGAGCCGTTGTACAGATGACAAGAGCATTAGGTCTGGAGTTTGCTCCCTTTCAAATCAATGTCAATGCGATTTGTCCAGGACCATTTCTAACAGAGATGAACGAGCCGATTGCTAATACAGAAGAGGGAAAGAAATTCATTGTAGGAGCCACAGCGTTGGGTAGATGGGGTGAATTGAAAGAAATTCAAGGTGCTGCTATGTTTTTAGCCTCTGATGCTGGAAAATATATGGTGGGCTCTATGTTGACCGTAGATGGTGGATGGACCGCCCGTTAA
- a CDS encoding sugar phosphate isomerase/epimerase family protein, producing the protein MQAQNTPTQNASSTGYDRRSFLKTAGLGAMAMNIPFFDIPNYLQGVPMGVVVHSYGARWHSKANSSKYPGFQNALDLIAHCKEIGAGGVQVGVNGWASDFAKKVREAREKSNLYLEGSIGLPKSTEDVGKFEQEIVAAKEAGADVLRTVCLNGRRYENFHSEKEFLNFKAASLVALSLAEPIVRKHQVKLAVENHKDWKASELAEIIQNLGSEWVGVTVDFGNNVALLEDPNKVIETLAPMAFSTHVKDMGVKEYQDGFLLSEVPLGKGIVDLEAGVALCKKYNPKINFSLEMITRDPLEIPVLSQEYWATMGNLPATELAKMLKEVKDKTFIGSLPSVSELNQEQRLAFEEENVIKSLSFSKSTLGLG; encoded by the coding sequence ATGCAAGCCCAAAACACGCCAACCCAAAATGCATCTTCTACTGGATATGATAGAAGATCATTCTTAAAAACTGCCGGGCTTGGTGCCATGGCAATGAATATCCCCTTTTTTGATATTCCTAATTACCTTCAAGGTGTTCCCATGGGGGTAGTAGTGCATTCCTATGGTGCGCGCTGGCATTCTAAAGCCAACAGTTCCAAATATCCTGGTTTTCAGAATGCACTTGATTTAATTGCCCATTGCAAAGAAATAGGAGCAGGAGGGGTTCAGGTTGGAGTGAATGGTTGGGCTTCCGATTTTGCTAAAAAAGTAAGAGAGGCCAGAGAAAAATCAAATTTGTACCTTGAAGGAAGTATAGGATTACCCAAATCCACGGAGGATGTTGGCAAGTTTGAACAAGAGATTGTTGCAGCCAAAGAAGCGGGGGCTGATGTGCTCAGAACGGTATGCCTGAATGGTAGGAGATATGAAAATTTTCACTCCGAAAAAGAGTTTTTAAATTTCAAGGCCGCCTCATTGGTTGCTCTTTCATTAGCAGAACCTATTGTCCGAAAACATCAGGTAAAGCTCGCAGTGGAAAATCATAAGGATTGGAAAGCATCTGAACTAGCAGAAATCATCCAAAATTTGGGTAGCGAATGGGTAGGCGTAACGGTGGATTTTGGAAATAATGTTGCCCTTTTGGAGGATCCTAATAAAGTGATAGAAACTTTAGCACCCATGGCTTTTTCTACCCATGTCAAAGATATGGGAGTTAAAGAATATCAGGATGGTTTTTTGCTTTCTGAGGTACCCTTGGGTAAAGGGATTGTGGACCTTGAAGCAGGAGTGGCGCTATGCAAAAAATACAATCCTAAGATCAATTTTAGTTTGGAAATGATCACCAGAGATCCATTAGAAATACCTGTTTTGAGTCAGGAATACTGGGCCACGATGGGGAATCTTCCAGCAACAGAACTGGCGAAAATGCTTAAGGAAGTGAAAGATAAGACCTTTATTGGAAGCCTACCGAGCGTTTCTGAACTTAATCAGGAGCAACGACTGGCTTTTGAAGAAGAAAATGTGATTAAAAGTCTCTCCTTCAGTAAATCAACTCTGGGTTTGGGTTGA
- a CDS encoding DUF7133 domain-containing protein, which produces MRLISPLLSLIISCIIFSSCGTSSSEDEANPSPAQSAEEEYESFQIEPGFKLQLVAKEPMVQDPVYFLFDEDARLWVVEMRGFMTDTLGSEEELPIGRISILEDENGDGEMDKSTIYLDNLIMPRAMAFFKDGVLVSENSSLWITQDLDGDLKADTKVLLDSTYAASGNPEHSDNGLLRNLDNWYYNAKSRIRYKYQNEEWIRDSTEFRGQWGISNDDEGRLYYNYNWSQLHADLVPPNYLSRNPNHKPSIGLDYGVAAERTVYPIRATPAVNRGYIPGVLNEESRLVEFTAACAPLIYRGDAFPNEFYGNAFVAEPAGNLVKRNVVSESANILEGHDPHPGKEFLASTDERFRPVHLSNGPDGALYIADMYRGLIQHGEYLTPYLREQTIGRGLILPVHLGRIWKVVPEDFDPSKTPKLSEASNEELIGYLSSENAWYRETAQRLLVEKEDASIQILLTQLLIDPQGDELAKLHALWTLEGLGLIDAELLYSLLNDSSILIRNSSLRLLEGFADDSNQVRNSLSKYVANWSIDASVKEALQIALSSYVLTPQEQNVVLKNLLDKFGSDALIRDAMMSSLNGREFQFLSTLWEAPNWQERDPMKEIFLEALTSAIVKNGDKKEVSELLSKADTPGEEFNWKQKILISGIAIQAGTLKDRDPIALTSEPSLFKRNDLPIGESRAEQMKNMFSWPGFTPSKELAQNSQLDDRALKQFAEGRQKFLVTCAGCHGSDGVGVPRMGPPLANSEWVLGDERRLSMILLHGIEGAINVDGKLYDAPDILPVMPSHSTMDDASIAAILTYIRNEWGNEATPISGRTVSKMRLTTQGRVYPWSPEELNEHMEALDPE; this is translated from the coding sequence ATGAGGCTTATTAGTCCTCTTTTATCCCTGATTATTAGTTGTATAATATTTTCATCCTGTGGTACTTCCAGTTCGGAGGATGAAGCTAATCCATCACCCGCTCAAAGTGCAGAGGAGGAATACGAATCTTTCCAGATCGAGCCTGGTTTCAAACTACAGTTAGTAGCAAAAGAACCGATGGTTCAGGATCCCGTTTACTTTTTGTTTGATGAGGATGCGAGGCTGTGGGTAGTAGAAATGCGTGGCTTCATGACCGATACCTTGGGCTCTGAAGAGGAGTTGCCAATCGGAAGAATCTCAATTTTAGAAGATGAAAATGGAGATGGAGAGATGGATAAAAGTACTATCTATCTTGACAATTTAATCATGCCAAGAGCCATGGCATTTTTTAAGGATGGAGTATTAGTTTCAGAGAATTCATCGCTTTGGATAACACAAGACTTAGACGGAGACCTCAAAGCAGATACAAAGGTTTTATTGGATTCTACTTATGCTGCTTCAGGTAACCCAGAACACTCTGATAACGGATTGCTAAGAAATTTGGATAACTGGTACTACAATGCCAAATCCAGAATTCGGTACAAATATCAAAATGAAGAATGGATCCGAGACAGTACTGAGTTTAGAGGACAATGGGGAATAAGCAACGATGATGAAGGAAGACTATATTACAATTACAACTGGTCTCAGCTTCATGCAGATTTAGTTCCACCTAATTACCTTTCTCGAAATCCGAATCACAAACCATCCATAGGTCTAGACTATGGTGTAGCTGCAGAAAGAACGGTCTATCCGATCCGAGCTACTCCAGCGGTAAATAGAGGATACATTCCGGGTGTACTTAATGAAGAGTCTCGGCTAGTAGAATTTACTGCTGCTTGTGCTCCTTTGATTTATCGTGGTGATGCTTTTCCCAATGAATTTTATGGAAATGCTTTCGTAGCAGAGCCTGCCGGAAATTTGGTGAAAAGGAATGTGGTTTCGGAAAGTGCCAATATTTTAGAAGGACATGATCCGCATCCGGGAAAAGAATTCCTGGCTTCAACAGATGAAAGGTTCCGCCCTGTTCATTTAAGCAATGGGCCTGATGGTGCTTTATACATTGCAGATATGTACCGAGGTCTGATTCAGCATGGTGAATATTTGACCCCCTATCTAAGGGAGCAAACAATAGGCAGAGGATTGATTTTACCTGTTCATTTGGGACGAATCTGGAAAGTTGTCCCTGAAGATTTTGACCCTTCGAAAACCCCAAAACTTTCTGAGGCTAGCAATGAAGAATTGATAGGGTATCTCTCAAGTGAAAATGCTTGGTATAGAGAAACAGCACAACGACTTTTAGTAGAGAAGGAAGATGCTTCTATTCAAATATTATTGACTCAACTTTTGATAGACCCACAAGGGGATGAGCTAGCAAAACTTCATGCCTTATGGACCTTAGAGGGACTGGGTTTAATTGATGCTGAACTTTTATATAGTCTTTTGAATGATTCTTCCATTCTGATCAGAAATAGTTCTCTTCGGCTTTTAGAAGGTTTTGCAGATGATTCAAACCAGGTAAGAAACAGCTTGAGTAAATATGTGGCAAACTGGAGTATTGATGCTTCTGTTAAGGAGGCCTTGCAAATAGCGCTGAGTAGCTATGTTTTGACGCCACAGGAACAGAATGTTGTTCTCAAAAACCTTCTAGATAAATTCGGTTCGGATGCATTGATAAGGGATGCAATGATGAGTAGTTTGAATGGGAGAGAGTTTCAATTTTTAAGTACGCTATGGGAGGCGCCTAACTGGCAAGAAAGAGACCCGATGAAGGAGATCTTCCTCGAAGCTCTAACCTCTGCTATCGTAAAAAATGGAGATAAAAAAGAGGTTTCCGAATTACTCTCTAAAGCAGACACCCCGGGAGAAGAATTCAACTGGAAGCAAAAAATTCTTATTTCAGGTATTGCTATTCAAGCTGGTACGCTTAAAGATAGAGACCCGATCGCACTCACCTCAGAACCATCATTGTTCAAAAGAAATGATTTACCAATAGGTGAAAGTAGAGCTGAGCAAATGAAAAATATGTTTTCCTGGCCTGGTTTTACACCCTCAAAAGAGCTCGCTCAAAATAGTCAGTTGGATGATAGAGCATTGAAGCAATTTGCAGAAGGAAGGCAGAAATTTTTGGTTACTTGTGCTGGATGTCATGGCTCAGATGGAGTGGGAGTTCCAAGGATGGGGCCACCTTTAGCAAATTCAGAATGGGTTCTTGGTGACGAAAGACGATTATCAATGATTTTATTGCACGGAATTGAAGGTGCCATCAACGTGGATGGGAAGCTTTATGATGCTCCTGATATCTTGCCTGTGATGCCTTCTCATTCTACCATGGATGATGCCAGTATTGCTGCAATTCTTACGTATATTAGAAATGAATGGGGAAATGAAGCCACACCAATCAGTGGAAGGACTGTGTCAAAAATGAGGTTGACCACTCAAGGGAGAGTTTATCCTTGGAGTCCTGAAGAGCTGAATGAACATATGGAGGCTTTGGATCCAGAATAA
- a CDS encoding multidrug effflux MFS transporter, which translates to MGQKVTNKEYFKIVLVLGALCTISPFSIDMYLPAFPAMSKDLGTSIANIQLSLTAYLVGIAIGQLFYGPLLDKFGRKKPLYVGLGIYVIASIGCAFTDSVNTLIIMRFLQAVGGCAGMVAAQAMVRDIFPITKTAQVLALLTLVIAVSPMIAPTLGGFLTAYYEWHWVFIVLALLTIIIWMAVIWVLPDGANPDKMVSLRPKQVWKNYILVMQNRQFLVYMLAGGLAGAAPFAYIAGSADVFMNIYGLSETQYGWIFAVLAFAMIGSTQLNHLLLRRFSSQQIINFSLHYQVAVGLALVFGIYFQWLDVGSLLVLMFIFLTAHGLNGPNTAALSMAPFSRNAGSASAILGSIRMAFGGLASAGVSFFHDGTSLPMVSGMAACALAGFIVLKMDQNITGTISKIYKKEAVAS; encoded by the coding sequence TTGGGTCAAAAAGTTACAAATAAGGAATATTTTAAAATTGTCTTGGTATTGGGTGCTCTTTGTACCATAAGTCCCTTTTCCATAGACATGTATCTACCGGCTTTTCCTGCCATGTCAAAGGATCTTGGTACTTCTATTGCCAACATTCAACTTTCTTTGACTGCATATTTAGTAGGGATTGCAATTGGTCAGCTTTTTTATGGTCCATTATTAGATAAGTTCGGCAGGAAGAAGCCTTTGTATGTAGGGTTGGGAATTTATGTTATTGCCTCTATCGGATGCGCTTTCACCGATTCTGTCAATACGCTTATTATCATGCGATTCCTTCAGGCAGTGGGAGGATGTGCCGGAATGGTGGCTGCCCAAGCCATGGTTAGAGACATTTTCCCGATAACTAAAACCGCTCAGGTTTTAGCCTTGCTTACTTTAGTAATAGCTGTTTCACCAATGATCGCCCCGACTTTGGGAGGTTTCTTGACAGCATATTATGAGTGGCATTGGGTGTTTATCGTGTTAGCATTACTTACCATTATTATATGGATGGCAGTGATATGGGTTTTACCAGATGGTGCAAATCCCGACAAGATGGTTTCCCTAAGACCAAAGCAAGTCTGGAAGAATTATATCCTCGTCATGCAAAACCGTCAATTTTTGGTTTATATGCTTGCTGGCGGACTGGCTGGAGCAGCTCCCTTTGCTTACATCGCCGGTTCTGCGGATGTGTTTATGAATATCTATGGTTTAAGTGAAACTCAATACGGTTGGATTTTCGCAGTACTTGCCTTTGCGATGATTGGTTCTACTCAACTTAATCACTTGCTTTTACGAAGATTTTCATCCCAGCAGATCATCAACTTTTCACTTCATTACCAGGTCGCCGTTGGTCTTGCCTTAGTCTTTGGAATTTATTTCCAATGGCTAGATGTGGGTTCTCTTCTGGTTTTGATGTTTATTTTCCTGACAGCTCATGGTCTAAATGGTCCAAATACAGCGGCACTATCAATGGCTCCCTTTTCTAGAAATGCAGGTAGTGCATCTGCCATTTTAGGAAGTATACGAATGGCTTTTGGCGGTCTCGCTTCTGCGGGTGTCAGCTTTTTCCATGATGGCACCTCATTACCCATGGTTTCCGGAATGGCAGCATGCGCTTTGGCAGGATTCATTGTCTTGAAGATGGATCAAAACATCACCGGAACGATCAGTAAAATTTATAAAAAAGAAGCCGTCGCAAGTTAA
- a CDS encoding DEAD/DEAH box helicase, which translates to MNFSDLGLNKQLLTAIEKAKYTKPYPIQIEAIPAFLNRKDILGIAPTGSGKTASYILPILQLLQGKKEHRSRNIPVLVLVPTRELAAQVAQVADNFSRFLERRIKTLAVFGGVSINPQMMKLNGTDILVATPGRLLDLLSKNALSISDVEILVLDEMDKVLNMGFREEVDQILADIPKNRQTILFSATQDETLEEVISSLLKDPKRISVKAAEVDMNLINQYAYRISAEKKGPLLRHIINSGDWSQILVFTSSIRTANNLVQKLVKNGIDALAFHGDKSQGARTEALARFKSGKTRVLVATDLAGRGIDIQFLPLVINFELPRSPKDYVHRVGRTGRAGATGEAISLITEEDLHHFKIIQKKMKKHVQLRSTDDLDL; encoded by the coding sequence ATGAATTTTTCTGACCTTGGTTTGAACAAGCAGTTGCTAACTGCCATTGAAAAAGCCAAATATACTAAGCCCTACCCTATCCAAATTGAAGCCATTCCTGCATTTTTGAATCGCAAAGATATTTTGGGAATAGCCCCAACAGGTTCGGGTAAAACCGCTTCCTATATTCTACCCATCCTTCAGTTATTGCAAGGCAAAAAAGAACATAGGAGCAGAAATATTCCAGTTTTGGTTTTAGTACCCACGAGAGAGTTGGCAGCGCAGGTAGCACAGGTAGCAGATAACTTTTCCCGGTTCTTGGAAAGAAGAATCAAAACACTTGCTGTATTCGGTGGAGTTTCCATCAATCCGCAAATGATGAAATTGAATGGAACAGATATTTTGGTTGCTACTCCAGGAAGACTATTAGACCTACTGTCTAAAAACGCGCTCTCCATTTCAGATGTTGAGATTTTGGTTTTGGATGAGATGGATAAAGTCCTAAACATGGGCTTTCGGGAAGAAGTAGATCAAATTCTTGCAGATATTCCCAAAAACCGTCAGACGATCCTTTTTTCCGCGACCCAAGACGAAACCTTAGAAGAGGTTATTTCATCCCTCCTTAAAGATCCCAAAAGAATTTCTGTAAAAGCTGCTGAGGTGGATATGAATCTTATCAACCAATATGCTTACCGAATCAGTGCAGAGAAAAAAGGGCCCTTGCTCCGACATATTATTAACTCGGGGGATTGGAGCCAAATCTTGGTTTTCACTTCTTCAATTCGAACTGCCAATAACCTTGTTCAAAAGCTGGTGAAGAATGGAATTGATGCGTTGGCTTTCCATGGAGATAAAAGCCAAGGAGCAAGAACAGAAGCTTTAGCAAGGTTTAAATCAGGTAAAACCCGGGTACTAGTAGCTACTGACCTAGCTGGAAGAGGAATTGACATTCAGTTTTTACCTTTAGTAATCAACTTTGAATTACCTCGATCCCCAAAGGATTATGTTCACCGTGTGGGAAGAACAGGGAGAGCAGGAGCTACGGGAGAGGCAATTTCCTTGATTACAGAAGAAGATTTACATCATTTTAAGATCATTCAAAAGAAAATGAAAAAGCATGTGCAACTCAGAAGCACCGATGATCTTGACCTTTAA
- a CDS encoding arylsulfatase produces the protein MKSLKKHLSFLTILLLVFCASKFTFAQKPPNIILIITDDQGYGDFGFTGNKHVSTPTIDQLAENSFEFTNFYVSPVCAPTRASLMTGRYSLRTGIRDTYNGGAMMSPDEITIAELLQKSDYTSGIFGKWHLGDNYPMRPSDQGFDESLIHLSGGMGQVGDFTTYFQKDRSYFDPVLWHNNRQESYQGYCSDIFASAAIEFIEKNKDQPFFTYLSFNAPHTPLQVPEEYYQKYKNIDTSTGYESDERPFYPMSDSQKEEARKVYAMVENIDDNLKNLFAKLKELEIEDETIIIFLTDNGPQQQRYLAGLRGLKGNVYQGGIRTPLLIHIPEKLSENRKINTLSAHIDILPTIADLVGIQLPLDRKIDGKSLLPLLIGEVDSFENRSLFSYWNRKFPEKYSNISIQNSEWKLVGKTDYDASIEDFQLYNLKEDPYEQSNLITSKISKGLELKNELDQLYLELISEENLINPPKIHVGNEAENPIFLNRNDASGQRGIWAQEEVYGFWDVKLEPGTYDFKFKFIKPVPSNGKMFLETGAIVNQLQLKSEQDLDIIEMRGVELPKMETELIPFYQVNGKQIFPFWVEILKK, from the coding sequence ATGAAATCACTAAAAAAGCACCTTTCTTTTTTAACCATTCTTTTATTAGTCTTTTGTGCCTCAAAATTCACATTTGCTCAAAAACCACCTAATATCATCCTTATTATCACCGATGATCAAGGGTATGGGGATTTTGGCTTTACAGGAAACAAACATGTTTCCACCCCAACGATAGATCAGTTGGCAGAGAACAGCTTTGAGTTCACTAACTTTTATGTGTCTCCAGTTTGTGCACCTACTCGTGCCAGTCTGATGACGGGAAGATATTCTCTTCGCACAGGCATACGAGATACTTATAATGGCGGGGCAATGATGTCCCCCGATGAAATCACGATAGCTGAATTACTTCAAAAATCCGATTACACCTCCGGAATTTTTGGCAAATGGCATTTGGGAGATAATTATCCTATGCGGCCCAGTGATCAAGGTTTTGACGAATCTTTAATTCACTTATCAGGCGGAATGGGACAAGTCGGTGACTTCACTACCTATTTTCAAAAGGATCGAAGTTATTTCGACCCAGTACTTTGGCATAATAACCGCCAAGAGTCCTATCAGGGCTATTGTTCTGATATTTTTGCAAGTGCCGCGATTGAGTTCATAGAAAAAAATAAAGATCAACCATTTTTCACCTACTTATCATTTAACGCCCCACATACTCCACTTCAGGTTCCTGAGGAGTATTATCAAAAGTATAAAAACATCGACACTAGCACTGGTTATGAATCAGATGAAAGACCATTTTATCCTATGTCTGATTCTCAAAAAGAAGAGGCAAGGAAAGTATATGCCATGGTGGAAAATATCGATGATAACCTGAAAAACCTCTTTGCAAAATTAAAAGAACTGGAAATAGAGGATGAAACTATCATCATTTTCCTCACTGATAATGGGCCGCAGCAGCAGCGGTACTTGGCAGGCCTTAGGGGTCTTAAAGGGAATGTATATCAGGGAGGAATTAGAACGCCTTTATTAATTCATATCCCGGAAAAACTCTCAGAGAACCGAAAAATAAATACCCTCTCTGCTCATATAGATATCCTTCCAACCATTGCCGATTTAGTAGGGATACAACTTCCTTTGGACAGGAAAATCGATGGAAAAAGCCTTTTACCTCTATTAATAGGTGAAGTCGATTCATTTGAAAACAGAAGCCTTTTTTCTTATTGGAACAGGAAATTCCCGGAGAAATACAGCAATATTTCTATTCAAAATTCAGAATGGAAGCTTGTTGGGAAAACAGATTATGATGCCTCAATTGAAGATTTTCAATTATATAATTTAAAGGAAGATCCTTACGAACAATCAAATTTGATTACCTCCAAAATCTCAAAAGGCCTGGAGCTTAAAAATGAGTTGGACCAGCTTTACTTAGAATTAATTTCAGAAGAAAATCTAATTAATCCACCCAAAATTCATGTGGGAAATGAAGCTGAAAATCCAATTTTTCTCAACCGTAACGATGCTTCGGGACAAAGAGGGATTTGGGCACAGGAAGAGGTGTATGGTTTCTGGGATGTGAAACTTGAACCTGGAACATACGACTTCAAATTCAAATTTATAAAGCCTGTTCCTTCCAATGGTAAAATGTTTTTAGAAACCGGTGCGATTGTAAATCAGCTTCAATTAAAATCTGAACAAGATTTAGATATTATAGAAATGAGGGGAGTTGAGCTACCTAAAATGGAAACAGAATTAATCCCCTTCTATCAAGTTAACGGGAAACAGATTTTTCCATTTTGGGTAGAAATTTTAAAAAAATAG